Proteins encoded within one genomic window of Brassica rapa cultivar Chiifu-401-42 chromosome A09, CAAS_Brap_v3.01, whole genome shotgun sequence:
- the LOC103841382 gene encoding GATA transcription factor 8 isoform X2, with protein sequence MFGQSFPEDIDCGNFFDNMDDILDFPGCDMDVGFNIGDSDPFPNIWTNHQDTWPAASDPLFSSNTNSDSSPELYVPFEDIVKVERPASFVEESLVAKKEDSFSTNTDSSSSHSQFRSSSPVSVLESSSSSSQTTNATSLVLSGKHGRPRTKRPRPPVQEMDRVNVCGADSRLIVRIPKQFLSDHSKMITKKKKKKAKVTSSYSSSGIDLETNGSNNNNNVDSYDSEQHPVRKCMHCEVTKTPQWRLGPMGPKTLCNACGVRYKSGRLFPEYRPANSPTFTPALHSNSHKKVAEMRSKRCSGGSYTNEESNLQDLIPNNAYIGVD encoded by the exons ATGTTTGGACAAAGCTTCCCGGAGGATATTGATTGTGGCAACTTCTTTGACAACATGGACGACATTCTTGACTTTCCCGGTTGTGATATGGATGTCGGTTTCAACATCGGTGACTCCGACCCTTTCCCTAACATCTGGACCAATCATCAGGACACATGGCCCGCCGCTTCTGACCCTCTCTTCTCTTCCAACACAAACTCTGACTCATCACCTGAGCTCTATGTTCCG TTTGAAGATATTGTTAAGGTGGAAAGGCCAGCAAGCTTTGTAGAGGAGTCTTTGGTCGCGAAGAAGGAAGATTCGTTTTCCACAAACACGGACTCATCTTCTTCTCACAGCCAGTTCAGGAGCTCAAGTCCAGTGTCGGTACTCGAAAGCAGCTCCTCATCGTCTCAAACCACCAACGCAACCTCACTTGTCCTCTCTGGAAAGCACGGTCGTCCACGCACAAAACGCCCTCGCCCACCGGTTCAGGAGATGGACAGAGTCAATGTTTGCGGGGCGGATTCGCGTCTCATCGTTAGAATACCAAAGCAGTTTCTCTCTGACCACAGCAAGATGAtcaccaagaagaagaagaagaaggccaAGGTTACTTCTTCCTATTCTTCGTCGGGGATTGATCTTGAAACCAACggaagcaacaacaacaacaacgttGATTCATATGATTCAGAGCAGCATCCGGTTAGGAAATGTATGCACTGTGAGGTCACCAAGACTCCACAGTGGAGGCTTGGGCCTATGGGTCCAAAGACGCTTTGCAACGCGTGTGGCGTGCGTTACAAGTCTGGAAGGCTTTTCCCGGAGTACCGTCCAGCTAATAGTCCAACATTCACTCCAGCTCTTCACTCGAACTCACACAAGAAGGTGGCTGAAATGAGAAGCAAGAGATGCAGCGGTGGAAGCTACACAAACGAAGAGAGTAATCTGCAAGATTTGATTCCGAACAATGCCTACATTGGTGTGGATTAA
- the LOC103841381 gene encoding protein ENHANCED DISEASE RESISTANCE 2-like, with product MEMSQTDGRMEGWLYTIRHNRFGLQFSRKRYFVLLDDNLKSFRSVPSDQNEEPYRRASLDCCIRVTDNGRESFNRKVLFIFTLYNTTNHLDQLKLGASSPEEAAKWIRSLQDASQKKFPFPDCEFVSHAEKGLVKFNVSRRSRRKNSVDWTNYSSLNVETIAPDVIAPSPWKIFGCQNGLRLFKEAKDWDSRGRHWDDHPAIMAVGVIDGTSENIFNTLMSFGPLRSEWDFSFYKGSVVEHLDGHTDIINVQLYSDWLPWGMNRRDLLLRRYWRREEDGTYVILCHSVYHKDCPPKKGYVRACVKSGGYVVTPVNKAKQSLVKHMVAIDWRSWNLYTGASSSRSITIRVVERLAALREMFKAKQGHGFTEFVSGEFMDTKSCVSNINTGPLKIAAKRVDLELVKAEDMEKPSSARNSLMDLNDASDEFFDVPEPSEFDSFIDNSPISQGHSQLKIPSPAGIVKKLQDLAINKKGYMDLQEVGMDEKTTFFYGATLQKDPNLTLPCSWATADPSTFLIRGENYLQDQQKVKAKDTMMQMIGADWISSDKREDDLGGRLGGVVQEFAAKGGPEFFFIVNMQAPGSAMYSLALYYMLKTPLEDHPLLHSFVNGDDAYRNSRFKLIPHISKGSWIVKQSVGKKACLVGQALVVRYTRGKNYLELDIDVGSSTVARGVTNLVLGYLNNLVIEMAFLIQANTVEELPELLLGTCRLNYLDASKSVKER from the exons ATGGAAATGTCTCAAACCGACGGAAGAATGGAAGGTTGGCTTTATACCATCCGACACAACCGGTTCGGTCTGCAATTTTCCCGTAAACGATATTTTGTTCTTCTCGACGACAACCTTAAAAGCTTTAGATCAGTACCATCAGATCAAAACGAG GAACCTTATAGAAGAGCATCTCTAGACTGTTGTATTAGGGTTACCGACAATGGAAGAGAGAGCTTCAATAGAAAG GTCCTTTTCATCTTCACGCTCTACAATACTACGAACCATTTGGATCAGTTAAAG TTGGGTGCAAGTAGTCCTGAAGAAGCAGCCAAATGGATCAGATCACTACAAGATGCTTCACAAAAG AAGTTTCCATTTCCGGATTGCGAATTTGTATCTCATGCTGAGAAAGGACTTGTGAAGTTTAATGTATCAAGGAGGTCACGCCGCAAAAATTCAGTGGACTGGACAAACTACTCATCACTGAATGTTGAAACAATAGCACCTGATGTCATTGCTCCTTCTCCATGGAAAATATTTGGATGCCAAAACG GGTTACGCCTCTTCAAAGAAGCTAAAGACTGGGATTCCCGTGGAAGG CATTGGGATGATCATCCTGCAATAATGGCAGTTGGAGTCATAGATGGTACTTCAGAAAATATCTTCAATACCTTAATGTCTTTCGGTCCTTTACGATCAGA ATGGGACTTTTCTTTCTACAAAGGCAGCGTGGTGGAGCATCTTGATGGACACACAGATATAATCAATGTCCAGCTATACAGTGATTGGTTGCCATGGGGAATGAATAGAAGAGACTTATTGCTGCGACGCTactggagaagagaagaagatggaaCATATG TGATTCTTTGTCACTCCGTTTATCACAAGGATTGTCCACCAAAGAAGGGATACGTTCGTGCTTGTGTCAAAA GTGGTGGTTACGTGGTGACACCGGTGAACAAAGCGAAACAATCACTAGTAAAGCATATGGTAGCCATTGATTGGAGAAGCTGGAACTTATACACTGGGGCTTCTTCTTCAAGATCCATAACCATCCGTGTGGTTGAGAGACTTGCGGCGTTACGCGAAATGTTCAAAGCGAAACAAGGACATGGCTTCACTGAGTTCGTCTCCGGGGAGTTCATGGATACTAAATCATGCGTGTCTAATATCAACACTGGACCTCTTAAAATAGCAGCCAAAAGGGTTGATCTAGAGCTTGTGAAGGCTGAGGATATGGAGAAACCTTCTTCCGCACGTAACAGCTTGATGGATTTAAATGATGCTTCTGATGAATTTTTCGACGTTCCTGAGCCCAGTGAGTTTGATAGCTTCATTGATAACTCTCCCATTTCACAAGGACACTCTCAG CTCAAGATACCATCACCAGCTGGCATTGTCAAGAAACTTCAAGATCTCGCCATTAACAAGAAAGGCTATATGGATTTACAAGAGGTTGGTATGGATGAAAAGACCACATTCTTCTATGGAGCCACTCTTCAAAAAGATCCAAATCTTACTCTGCCTTGTAGTTGGGCTACCGCGGATCCCTCCACATTCTTGATTCGTGGAGAAAATTATCTACAAGACCAACAAAAG GTAAAGGCAAAAGACACAATGATGCAAATGATTGGAGCAGATTGGATAAGTTCTGATAAGCGAGAAGATGATCTTGGTGGCCGACTAGGTGGTGTAGTTCAGGAGTTCGCAGCAAAAGGCGGTCCTGAGTTTTTCTTCATTGTAAACATGCAG GCCCCAGGTTCAGCTATGTATAGTCTAGCATTGTACTATATGCTGAAAACTCCATTAGAAGATCATCCTTTGTTGCATAGTTTTGTGAATGGTGATGATGCTTATCGCAATTCGCGCTTCAAACTCATCCCTCACATCTCCAAAGGCTCATGGATTGTGAAACAGAGTGTTGGCAAGAAGGCTTGCTTGGTGGGTCAGGCACTTGTAGTTCGCTACACCCGTGGAAAAAATTACTTGGAG CTTGACATTGATGTTGGGTCTTCAACTGTTGCAAGAGGTGTAACCAATCTTGTTCTTGGGTATCTTAACAATTTGGTTATAGAAATGGCCTTTTTGATACAG GCAAATACAGTAGAGGAACTGCCAGAACTGTTACTGGGAACATGTCGGCTCAATTATCTCGATGCTTCAAAATCTGTAAAAGAAAGATGA
- the LOC103841382 gene encoding GATA transcription factor 8 isoform X1, whose product MFGQSFPEDIDCGNFFDNMDDILDFPGCDMDVGFNIGDSDPFPNIWTNHQDTWPAASDPLFSSNTNSDSSPELYVPFEDIVKVERPASFVEESLVAKKEDSFSTNTDSSSSHSQFRSSSPVSVLESSSSSSQTTNATSLVLSGKHGRPRTKRPRPPVQEMDRVNVCGADSRLIVRIPKQFLSDHSKMITKKKKKKAKVTSSYSSSGIDLETNGSNNNNNVDSYDSEQHPVRKCMHCEVTKTPQWRLGPMGPKTLCNACGVRYKSGRLFPEYRPANSPTFTPALHSNSHKKVAEMRSKRCSGGSYTNEESNLQDLIPNNAYIGVGVGKSQ is encoded by the exons ATGTTTGGACAAAGCTTCCCGGAGGATATTGATTGTGGCAACTTCTTTGACAACATGGACGACATTCTTGACTTTCCCGGTTGTGATATGGATGTCGGTTTCAACATCGGTGACTCCGACCCTTTCCCTAACATCTGGACCAATCATCAGGACACATGGCCCGCCGCTTCTGACCCTCTCTTCTCTTCCAACACAAACTCTGACTCATCACCTGAGCTCTATGTTCCG TTTGAAGATATTGTTAAGGTGGAAAGGCCAGCAAGCTTTGTAGAGGAGTCTTTGGTCGCGAAGAAGGAAGATTCGTTTTCCACAAACACGGACTCATCTTCTTCTCACAGCCAGTTCAGGAGCTCAAGTCCAGTGTCGGTACTCGAAAGCAGCTCCTCATCGTCTCAAACCACCAACGCAACCTCACTTGTCCTCTCTGGAAAGCACGGTCGTCCACGCACAAAACGCCCTCGCCCACCGGTTCAGGAGATGGACAGAGTCAATGTTTGCGGGGCGGATTCGCGTCTCATCGTTAGAATACCAAAGCAGTTTCTCTCTGACCACAGCAAGATGAtcaccaagaagaagaagaagaaggccaAGGTTACTTCTTCCTATTCTTCGTCGGGGATTGATCTTGAAACCAACggaagcaacaacaacaacaacgttGATTCATATGATTCAGAGCAGCATCCGGTTAGGAAATGTATGCACTGTGAGGTCACCAAGACTCCACAGTGGAGGCTTGGGCCTATGGGTCCAAAGACGCTTTGCAACGCGTGTGGCGTGCGTTACAAGTCTGGAAGGCTTTTCCCGGAGTACCGTCCAGCTAATAGTCCAACATTCACTCCAGCTCTTCACTCGAACTCACACAAGAAGGTGGCTGAAATGAGAAGCAAGAGATGCAGCGGTGGAAGCTACACAAACGAAGAGAGTAATCTGCAAGATTTGATTCCGAACAATGCCTACATTGGTGT AGGAGTAGGAAAGAGTCAGTGA
- the LOC103841380 gene encoding U-box domain-containing protein 3: MDPVPVRCLLNSISRYLHLVACHTIRYSPIQTRIGNVVHLLKLLKPFLVEVVDCKTPPDDGCLNSACEDLDSVVNQAREFLEDWSPKLSKLFGVFHCELLLEKVQTCSLKITGILLQLSQSSAVTLSLQGVERCMQEIECFKQENTLTEHMNNALQNQTDDNDDLDSIIQMIGLVSNQDLLKESIAVEKEQMDQLIDLVSCIREHMLKTEFLEVAKGISTPPYFRCPLSTELMVDPVIVASGQTFDRTSIKTWLDNGLAVCPRTRQVLTHQELIPNYTVKAMIESWLEANNITLAVNSGGDDSSVANNMGSNDFNRTESFRFSLRSSSFTSRSSVEAGNGFEKVKINVPASLSKELEIFELSSQEQSYTHSRSESVCSVVSSVDYVPSVTSETQSLPVNHQSYSEMSSGTMMTSHTIKLVEDLKNGSNKEKTDAAAEIRRLTINSVENRVHFGRCGAITPLLSLLYSEEKLTQEQAVTALLNLSLSEVNKGMIVEAGAIEPLVHVLKAGNDRAKENSAATLFSLSVVQVNRERIGQCNAAIHALVSLLGKGTLRGKKDAASALFNLSITHENKARIVQAKAVKYLVEMLDPDLEMVDKAVALLANLSGVGEGRQEIVREGGVPLLVETVDSGSGRGKENAASVLLQLCLNSPKFCTLVLQEGAIPPLVALSQSGTQRAKEKAQQLLSHFRNQRDARMKKGRS, from the exons ATGGATCCTGTTCCTGTTCGATGTCTACTCAACTCCATATCTCGTTATCTTCATCTGGTAGCATGCCATACCATAAGATATAGCCCCATCCAAACACGTATTGGAAACGTGGTTCACTTGTTGAAGCTCTTGAAGCCGTTTCTAGTTGAAGTTGTTGATTGCAAGACACCTCCTGATGATGGCTGCTTGAACAGCGCGTGCGAAGACCTAGACTCCGTTGTTAACCAGGCTCGTGAGTTCTTAGAAGACTGGTCCCCAAAGTTGAGCAAGCTCTTTGGT GTGTTTCACTGTGAGCTTCTGTTGGAAAAGGTCCAGACTTGTTCACTGAAGATTACTGGCATACTTCTTCAGTTATCACAGTCTAGTGCAGTTACTTTAAGCTTACAAGGTGTTGAG CGGTGTATGCAGGAGATTGAGTGTTTTAAGCAAGAGAATACATTAACAGAACACATGAACAATGCTTTACAGAATCAGACAGATGATAATGATGATCTGGACAGCATTATTCAAATGATTGGGTTGGTATCAAACCAGGATCTCTTAAAGGAAAGCATTGCTGTGgagaaggaacagatggaccaACTGATAGATCTTGTCTCTTGCATCCGTGAACACATGCTCAAGACCGAGTTTCTTGAAGTGGCTAAAGGCATCTCAACGCCTCCCTACTTCCGGTGTCCTTTGTCAACAGAACTCATGGTTGATCCGGTGATAGTAGCTTCAGGACAGACATTCGACAGAACATCCATCAAGACATGGCTTGACAACGGATTAGCTGTGTGTCCCAGGACAAGGCAGGTGCTGACTCATCAAGAACTCATTCCTAATTACACAGTTAAGGCTATGATTGAGAGTTGGTTGGAGGCAAACAATATCACCCTTGCTGTTAACTCTGGTGGTGATGATTCATCCGTGGCTAATAACATGGGTTCTAATGACTTTAACCGTACAGAGAGTTTTCGTTTCTCGTTAAGGAGCAGCAGTTTTACCTCAAGATCATCTGTTGAAGCTGGCAATGGGTTTGAGAAAGTGAAGATCAACGTGCCTGCCAGTTTAAGTAAGGAGCTTGAGATCTTTGAACTTTCTTCTCAGGAGCAGTCTTATACTCATAGCAGGAGTGAATCAGTTTGCAGTGTTGTCTCTTCTGTTGATTATGTTCCTTCGGTGACAAGTGAGACACAAAGCTTACCAGTGAACCACCAAAGCTACAGTGAGATGTCTTCAGGAACAATGATGACTTCACATACTATAAAGTTGGTAGAGGATCTTAAAAACGGATCTAACAAAGAGAAGACTGATGCTGCTGCTGAGATACGTCGTCTGACCATCAACAGCGTTGAGAATCGTGTCCACTTTGGGCGTTGCGGTGCCATCACTCCACTGCTATCACTTCTATACTCGGAAGAGAAGCTAACACAAGAACAAGCAGTCACAGCGCTCCTGAATCTTTCTCTTAGTGAAGTAAACAAAGGCATGATTGTGGAAGCTGGCGCTATAGAGCCGCTTGTTCACGTTTTGAAGGCAGGAAACGACAGAGCCAAGGAGAACTCAGCAGCTACACTGTTCAGTCTATCTGTTGTCCAAGTCAACAGGGAGAGAATAGGGCAGTGTAACGCGGCGATACATGCTCTGGTGAGTCTTCTTGGGAAGGGAACGTTGAGAGGGAAGAAAGACGCTGCTTCTGCTTTGTTCAATCTCTCTATAACTCATGAGAACAAGGCTCGGATCGTGCAAGCTAAGGCGGTTAAGTATCTTGTGGAGATGTTGGATCCTGATTTGGAGATGGTTGATAAAGCGGTTGCTCTTCTTGCAAATCTTTCTGGAGTTGGAGAAGGGCGTCAAGAGATTGTTAGGGAAGGTGGGGTTCCGTTGCTAGTTGAGACGGTTGATTCAGGGTCTGGGAGAGGGAAAGAGAACGCAGCTTCTGTGCTGCTTCAGTTGTGTTTGAATAGTCCTAAGTTTTGCACTTTGGTTTTGCAAGAAGGTGCTATACCTCCGCTTGTGGCGTTGTCTCAGTCTGGTACACAGAGAGCAAAAGAGAAG GCACAGCAACTACTCAGCCACTTCAGGAACCAGCGTGATGCAAGGATGAAGAAAGGTAGATCATGA